In Helianthus annuus cultivar XRQ/B chromosome 9, HanXRQr2.0-SUNRISE, whole genome shotgun sequence, the following are encoded in one genomic region:
- the LOC118481771 gene encoding uncharacterized protein LOC118481771, with the protein MPKSDGEPSNLEKPSHTSLHPAYSVTNIQSKIRTLDGTKVTYSSWVKLFQFHAIAYKVLDHLDETPSPDPKDPTYPTWKEIDALVSQWIFSTVSDDLLDQVLDTQATARDTWLKLQRHFQSNKQAKAAALETRFVNLTLASCSSVNEYCQQLKELANQLSDVDQPVSDKRLVLQLVRGLSSEFDTTAQLIHAQQADWETARTMLNDEVIRLEARQQRSSSVLVAATGTGNVSNPNQAFTNQSPSDNNPQQPHPYQPSRGRGRGRSSSYRGRGGRGRGSRGQYTSSPSWSYNTSGQQQFPQWAWWSTPPCPYPTQPAWRPLQPQYPTQTAQSPAAHYTGFAPNYGSAPTNPMAPTAPPGGSQSKVAGGAAPVTEARKEEGEAENVGVG; encoded by the exons ATGCCGAAATCTGATGGTGAACCCAGCAACCTTGAAAAACCATCCCATACCTCCCTACACCCTGCATATTCCGTCACAAACATCCAATCCAAAATCCGAACCCTCGATGGCACAAAAGTTACCTATTCATCGTGGGTCAAGCTTTTTCAATTCCACGCCATCGCTTACAAAGTCTTGGATCATCTTGATGAAACCCCATCTCCCGATCCTAAGGATCCCACATACCCAACCTGGAAAGAAATCGACGCTTTGGTCTCACAGTGGATTTTTAGCACGGTTTCGGACGATTTATTGGACCAAGTTCTGGACACCCAGGCCACAGCCAGGGATACTTGGCTCAAACTGCAGCGACACTTTCAGAGTAATAAGCAAGCCAAGGCTGCTGCTCTTGAAACTAGATTCGTTAATTTGACTTTGGCCTCATGTAGTTCGGTAAATGAATACTGCCAGCAGCTAAAAGAACTCGCAAATCAGTTATCTGATGTTGATCAGCCTGTGTCTGATAAGCGGCTGGTCTTGCAACTTGTACGGGGCCTTTCATCAGAATTCGATACCACTGCGCAGCTGATCCATGCTCAGCAGGCTGATTGGGAAACCGCTCGGACTATGCTCAATGATGAAGTTATTCGCTTGGAGGCTCGCCAACAGCGCTCATCTTCTGTACTCGTAGCTGCTACTGGTACCGGTAATGTTTCTAATCCAAATCAGGCTTTTACCAACCAATCACCCAGTGATAACAACCCTCAACAACCCCACCCTTATCAACCGTCCCGCGGCCGTGGCCGCGGCCGCTCGTCCAGTTACCGAGGGCGTGGCGGCCGTGGTCGTGGTTCCCGTGGACAATATACCTCTTCACCATCTTGGTCTTACAATACCTCGGGCCAACAACAGTTCCCTCAATGGGCATGGTGGTCAACTCCGCCGTGTCCTTATCCCACCCAACCTGCCTGGCGCCCGTTACAGCCCCAATACCCGACCCAAACAGCCCAATCACCTGCTGCACATTATACCGGTTTTGCCCCTAATTACGGTTCAGCCCCTACAAACCCTATGGCACCCACTGCTCCACCAG GAGGCAGCCAGTCGAAGGTCGCCGGAGGCGCCGCTCCGGTCACCGAAGCTCGTAAGGAAGAGGGAGAGGCAGAGAATGTGGGTGTCGGCTGA